Proteins encoded in a region of the Panicum hallii strain FIL2 chromosome 3, PHallii_v3.1, whole genome shotgun sequence genome:
- the LOC112884714 gene encoding uncharacterized protein LOC112884714 isoform X6: MDLAGMKRRELQALCKRHGLPAGGTNADLVARLDAALSGAAGAEEEEDVVGVVARKGCLKRSVGDAGEAKKVTFAVEESRGRRLRSRVVWSPVVAKTRGKRAEAGSTDSAADDGIPSRAGENVPVRRSRRNSLAAAEVEEVEEAVTFGRKRKPKSQEIAEDVAVSAQPVASCRVTRRSSLSGTTVLLPPAVEKKRGRGKAAAGKNKLVTEEQAAEAQGLSAAAPLTVVESKRSRRKGPDVQNSSKVEVSAKTTRSRSVEAVMKSPPVLENKRKRKSGDAQPDVEQPPVAEVPRNDAPVTRSLRNRVVQVNNSVVEETHTTQQPENKMQPNRPATRMHQQVASSVEKEDQVQVAAPSKAPPSRRSKRNNYEANNVNSESNKLISAPVEAKDSKIAHPLTHHNAKAEDVEKQPIVREPVRRSTRKSVASAMLDNEKDLIEEKNPEAHVRRSLQRSIVPVEDIKGAGEEIQNAKGEDAPKQLAVKEPVRRSTRKSVVSAMLEKEKVLIAEKNPGAHVKRSMRKSVVPVQDINGVGEDIQNAKSDDAEKQLVMNQPVRRSSCKSVLPDTLENESGSLVTETNAEAHVRARKSLLPNMLNKEDPDHSKMIRNENFQIGKCEDEKQQKVKEPVRRSRRSVATVMLEEQNKGLHEEKMSTIPVRRSTRKSVALNIVEKGSNRTEKVGREQSGVRTRRLKARDKLTDHAVAVEPVVTSGNELQVDVQNNQGLTVKSPNHNLSDGNETHPGSDKFVSCERVGEEGLKLRKHRTSSMEISSSANDFWNMEDFSGQKFRKQQSTQTPCEKDNTGAIYDKPQRVQQASTSTTSKGRSSKRRRTRTTAPEEVMSAEEANDGMIIREETMDTHKTSHEYSKESSSGTQEICQVSATREGFSSGPLLGTVTLPDEIYTTQSVHKVIPASETGGLAKESSEKSKQPQEHSDIQDDDTHLSEIRNGKLDQSSSITELLPHNAFVSEDKTLMGEDVLPVDFTVGDDEGQSPAAGQGRVGWEANTSESEEKNLADAMSTGLHTKSLQHDIDILAEESGEDVVPMSFTTEEHGIKFKVSPIAVERRVIGQASACESAGKTLTGILSNDLRTKYLQHDRDVLTKEIGEASGSSIQISDSNPEIHCDAIAEESIRAADLGSCPSNGGKGNPLLKNLHDSILPVMNSAQRCSSDGRRSSFGLDFLFTEECKENCSRNVENITVEVDGGNKSSTCVSPDFYVGSDCGLEDEDVQPTGFDADKKLDVDQDAAEEEVVVEEKNYDQHVAPKTDLKAKLNGELTGLDMESDCTIAEKNVRFVEDNPDDEEVTVQVQQANVQEGDSEKPSQFSATPECKHEFCLPDETVLHSKKNKGCLSSEEQSPFGLQSLFLQQSIEKSVECGALASATVIAENGFDELKYVHVKCSLKKTRVSEPFSQLDTDEDSCPVSKNEDCMFISQQDKGIEGLSKASLDEESVPSGFSLDAKHIKEVTNSEEVACKGEGSKKLVHSDDLKASSEKTDVNGPDTIENSSFSLATPGYKHDDALSEEAVRTMKKYAGTCSSNPRELLMDLQSLFSKENIEESDLHDGLAFSSAESPGDESIDVEQLVEVHLGSNPSQLESNDLLDELIGCSKTEVLHQGHKGLCSEDREEQKLESPIVMESSLNCNKDVTNSSINGSVVDIVDQRTPSGSALPEDCRMDHNLQREFLDGCSVDSGVAGTIGNPSFNLATPDHEHEGALSEEAVCKMKKYTGTCSGDPRHLLMELQSLFSEGSIIKSDSHDVAFPCSESEGNEPTVCHVEKLVDTLVSSEPDTCQGLRQDLSRAEEKESCVSISMQLNPELEDDEVEKHSLNCEKDTSQILGITRSVLSKTALLPKDSHTIYWQEQELPNDLSPLKSGKEFAICLDESFFRSGTCQSNSQKHIVESNSRPSSCDTEVLQQDHKDESNICNEDKSIPKVLENDMPEAAPVERMDSAIMLPSVAGKSEMSDELLNTELSDEAEEHSLSSDKYTIKNFCTGSAKNDLFALPKDCHMDTCQKQELPDVHYLPKSPGESANCQDESVSGSGPCQTSWQQCINESRSVQVTSNIEAFNQNQEESNQNNEGQITPIPSVVSEAADIERSEREIGLTPPAGPSALPDEQLITKVECHEVDTSSLFDTELLYSKASNLHTDTRKDHPPSDLSAPRSPEESTSFPNSSVPGSESVKAAGEEV; the protein is encoded by the exons ATGGATCTCGCGGGGATGAAACGGCGGGAGCTGCAGGCGCTCTGCAAGCGGCACGGCCTCCCCGCCGGCGGCACCAACGCCGATCTCGTCGCCCGCCTCGACGCCGCGCTCTCG GGGGCCGCTGGTGCGGAAGAGGAGGAAGATGTGGTCGGAGTAGTAGCCAGGAAGGGGTGTCTGAAGCGCTCGGTCGGAGATGCTGGCGAGGCGAAGAAGGTGACTTTTGCGGTGGAGGAATCGAGAGGGAGGAGGCTGAGGTCCCGGGTCGTCTGGTCGCCGGTGGTTGCCAAGACAAGGGGGAAGCGCGCTGAAGCTGGTAGTACTGATTCTGCTGCTGATGACGGAATTCCTTCAAGGGCAGGTGAAAATGTCCCAGTAAGGCGGTCCAGGAGGAATTCTTTGGCTGCTGCCGAGGTTGAGGAAGTAGAAGAAGCTGTTACTTTTGGTAGGAAACGGAAGCCGAAGAGCCAGGAGATTGCTGAGGACGTTGCTGTCAGTGCTCAGCCTGTAGCTTCTTGCAGAGTCACGAGGAGGTCGAGCTTGTCAGGAACCACCGTCCTGTTGCCTCCTGCTGttgagaagaagagagggagggggaaggCAGCAGCTGGTAAAAATAAACTTGTTACTGAGGAGCAGGCTGCTGAGGCTCAAGGTTTGTCTGCGGCGGCGCCACTTACAGTTGTGGAGAGTaagaggagcaggaggaagggACCTGATGTGCAGAATTCATCTAAGGTGGAAGTATCCGCTAAGACCACAAGATCCCGCTCAGTAGAAGCTGTTATGAAGTCGCCCCCTGTGCTTGAGAacaagaggaagaggaagtcAGGAGATGCACAACCAGATGTAGAACAGCCTCCAGTTGCAGAGGTGCCTAGAAATGATGCTCCTGTCACCAGGTCTTTGAGGAACAGGGTAGTCCAGGTTAACAACAGTGTGGTAGAGGAAACTCACACTACCCAACAGCCGGAAAACAAGATGCAGCCTAATAGACCAGCTACTCGCATGCATCAACAGGTCGCATCTTCTGTGGAGAAAGAAGATCAAGTACAAGTTGCTGCTCCTAGTAAGGCCCCTCCATCAAGGCGATCAAAGAGAAACAATTATGAGGCCAATAATGTAAATTCAGAAAGCAACAAATTGATCAGTGCTCCAGTGGAGGCCAAAGACTCAAAAATAGCTCACCCATTGACACACCATAATGCTAAGGCTGAAGATGTGGAGAAACAACCAATAGTCAGAGAACCTGTTAGGCGGTCAACACGTAAATCTGTTGCCTCAGCTATGCTTGATAACGAGAAGGATCTAATTGAAGAGAAGAACCCTGAAGCACATGTTAGGAGATCACTGCAGAGATCTATTGTGCCGGTTGAAGATATCAAAGGTGCTGGTGAAGAGATTCAGAATGCTAAAGGTGAAGATGCCCCGAAGCAGCTAGCAGTTAAAGAACCTGTTAGGCGATCAACACGTAAATCAGTTGTCTCAGCCATGCTTGAGAAAGAGAAGGTTCTCATTGCAGAAAAGAACCCAGGAGCACACGTTAAGAGATCAATGCGGAAATCTGTTGTGCCAGTTCAAGATATTAACGGTGTTGGTGAAGACATTCAAAATGCTAAGAGTGACGATGCGGAGAAGCAATTAGTTATGAATCAACCTGTCAGGCGTTCATCATGTAAATCTGTTCTGCCGGATACACTTGAGAACGAGAGTGGATCTCTAGTTACAGAAACGAATGCTGAGGCACATGTTAGGGCACGGAAGTCTCTTCTTCCTAATATGCTTAACAAGGAGGACCCAGATCACAGCAAAATGATCAGAAACGAGAACTTTCAAATTGGTAAATGTGAAGACGAGAAACAACAAAAAGTAAAGGAACCTGTTAGGCGATCAAGGAGATCtgttgccacagtgatgcttgAGGAACAAAATAAGGGTCTTCATGAGGAAAAAATGTCAACAATTCCTGTGAGGAGATCAACACGTAAATCTGTCGCTCTCAACATAGTTGAAAAGGGGAGCAATCGCACTGAAAAGGTTGGAAGGGAACAGTCAGGAGTCAGAACAAGGAGGCTGAAAGCAAGAGATAAACTTACAGACCATGCTGTGGCTGTGGAGCCTGTGGTTACTTCTGGAAACGAATTGCAGGTAGATGTGCAGAACAATCAAGGCCTGACAGTCAAATCTCCAAATCATAATTTATCTGATGGTAATGAGACACATCCTGGTTCAGACAAGTTTGTATCATGTGAGAGAGTTGGTGAAGAGGGCTTGAAATTGAGAAAACACAGAACGTCTTCAATGGAAATATCATCTTCAGCCAATGATTTCTGGAATATGGAAGATTTTAGTGGACAGAAATTCAGGAAGCAACAGAGCACACAAACACCATGTGAAAAAGATAACACAGGAGCTATCTATGATAAGCCACAGAGAGTACAGCAGGCGTCAACTTCCACAACTTCGAAGGGAAGGTCTTCAAAGAGGAGACGGACAAGGACAACTGCTCCAGAAGAAGTTATGTCCGCCGAGGAGGCAAATGATGGCATGATTATCAGGGAAGAAACAATGGACACACATAAAACGTCTCATGAATATAGTAAGGAGTCTAGTAGCGGAACTCAAGAAATTTGTCAGGTTAGTGCCACAAGGGAAGGGTTCTCTTCAGGTCCATTGCTTGGGACAGTAACACTCCCTGACGAGATTTACACAACACAGAGTGTACACAAGGTGATACCTGCATCAGAAACTGGTGGCCTTGCAAAGGAAAGTTCGGAGAAGAGTAAACAACCTCAAGAACACTCTGACATTCAAGATGATGATACCCATTTATCTGAAATAAGAAATGGGAAATTGGATCAATCATCAAGCATCACAGAACTACTCCCACACAATGCTTTTGTCTCAGAGGACAAAACATTGATGGGTGAAG ATGTTTTGCCTGTTGACTTCACTGTTGGAGATGATGAAGGGCAAAGCCCTGCAGCTGGGCAAGGAAGAGTTGGCTGGGAAGCAAATACAAGTGAGTCTGAAGAAAAGAACCTAGCTGATGCCATGTCCACTGGTCTCCACACCAAAAGTCTGCAACATGATATTGACATACTAGCTGAAGAGTCCGGTGAAG ATGTTGTGCCAATGAGTTTCACTACTGAAGAGCATGGAATAAAATTTAAAGTGAGCCCTATAGCTGTGGAAAGGAGAGTTATTGGGCAAGCAAGTGCATGTGAATCTGCAGGGAAAACATTAACTGGCATCTTGTCTAATGATCTCCGCACCAAATATCTGCAACATGATCGTGACGTACTGACTAAAGAGATTGGTGAAG CTTCGGGATCTTCCATACAAATATCAGACAGTAATCCAGAAATTCACTGTGATGCGATTGCTGAAGAAAGTATTCGAGCTGCTGATCTTGGGAGCTGTCCCAGCAATGGTGGAAAAGGGAACCCTCTTTTGAAAAATCTGCACGACAGTATTCTTCCAGTAATGAATTCTGCTCAGAGATGTTCATCAGATGGAAGACGTTCATCATTTGGTCTTGATTTTCTGTTTACAGAAGAGTGCAAAGAAAACTGTTCCAGAAATGTCGAAAATATTACTGTAGAAGTTGATGGTGGAAACAAATCTAGCACCTGTGTAAGTCCTGATTTCTATGTGGGATCAGATTGTGGTTTGGAAGATGAGGATGTGCAGCCTACTGGATTTGATGCTGATAAGAAACTTGATGTGGATCAGGATGCCGCAGAAGAAG AAGTTGTTGTTGAGGAGAAAAATTATGATCAACATGTTGCTCCCAAAACTGACCTAAAAGCAAAGTTAAATGGTGAACTTACTGGTCTTGATATGGAATCAGATTGTACCATTGCTGAAAAGAACGTGAGGTTTGTTGAAGATAATCCTGATGATGAAGAAGTTACAGTTCAGGTCCAGCAGGCTAATGTACAAGAAG GTGATTCTGAGAAGCCTTCACAATTTTCAGCAACACCAGAGTGTAAACATGAATTTTGTTTGCCCGACGAAACAGTATTGCATTCAAAGAAGAACAAGGGATGTTTATCAAGTGAAGAACAATCACCATTTGGCCTACAATCCCTGTTCTTGCAGCAAAGCATAGAAAAATCTGTGGAGTGTGGTGCTCTTGCTTCTGCCACAGTTATTGCAGAAAATGGATTTGATGAATTAAAATATGTTCATGTGAAGTGTTCACTAAAAAAGACTCGTGTGTCAGAACCTTTTTCACAACTTGATACTGATGAAGACAGTTGTCCGGTTTCCAAAAATGAAGATTGTATGTTCATATCCCAGCAAGATAAGGGAATAGAAG GATTATCAAAGGCAAGCCTTGATGAAGAATCGGTTCCATCAGGCTTTTCGTTGGACGCAAAGCACATCAAAGA GGTCACTAATTCTGAGGAAGTGGCCTGTAAGGGAGAAGGAAGTAAGAAACTTGTCCATTCTGATGACCTTAAAGCTTCATCTGAAAAAACAGATGTCAATGGGCCAG ATACTATTGAAAATTCTTCATTTAGTTTAGCAACTCCTGGTTATAAGCATGATGATGCTTTGTCTGAGGAAGCAGTGCGCACAATGAAGAAATATGCTGGAACATGCTCATCCAATCCCAGAGAATTACTTATGGACCTGCAGTCCCTGTTCTCAAAGGAAAACATTGAAGAATCTGATCTGCATGATGGACTTGCATTCTCAAGTGCTGAAAGTCCAGGAGATGAATCAATTGATGTTGAACAACTGGTTGAGGTACATCTTGGTTCTAATCCGTCTCAGTTAGAATCAAATGATCTCTTGGATGAACTGATTGGGTGTTCGAAGACTGAAGTGCTGCATCAGGGTCATAAAGGTCTATGCAGTGAGGATAGAGAAGAGCAAAAGCTGGAAAGCCCAATAGTTATGGAATCTAGCCTTAACTGTAATAAAGATGTTACTAATTCTTCAATCAATGGGTCTGTTGTGGATATTGTTGATCAAAGAACTCCATCTGGTTCGGCTTTACCAGAAGATTGTCGTATGGATCATAACCTGCAACGAGAGTTTTTAGATGGCTGCTCAGTGGATTCTGGTGTAGCAG GTACTATTGGGAACCCTTCATTTAATTTAGCGACTCCTGATCATGAACATGAAGGTGCTTTGTCTGAGGAAGCAGTGTGCAAAATGAAAAAATATACTGGAACATGCTCGGGAGATCCCAGACATTTACTCATGGAGCTGCAGTCTCTTTTCTCAGAGGGAAGCATTATAAAATCCGATTCGCATGATGTTGCATTTCCATGTTCTGAAAGCGAAGGAAATGAACCTACCGTTTGCCATGTTGAGAAACTGGTTGACACACTTGTTTCTTCAGAACCTGATACGTGCCAAGGCCTTCGTCAAGATCTCAGCAGAGCTGAAGAAAAAGAGAGCTGCGTGTCTATTTCCATGCAACTAAATCCTGAGCTGGAGGACGATGAAGTGGAGAAACACAGCTTAAACTGTGAGAAAGACACCAGTCAGATTCTTGGTATAACTAGATCTGTGCTGAGCAAAACAGCCCTTTTGCCCAAGGACAGTCATACCATTTATTGGCAGGAACAGGAGCTACCAAATGACTTATCCCCACTTAAATCTGGTAAGGAATTTGCAATCTGTCTGGATGAGAGTTTTTTCAGATCTG GAACTTGTCAATCTAACAGCCAGAAGCACATAGTTGAAAGCAACTCCAGGCCATCAAGTTGTGATACTGAAGTGCTCCAGCAAGATCATAAAGACGAAAGCAACATATGTAATGAAGACAAAAGCATTCCAAAAGTCCTTGAAAATGACATGCCTGAAGCTGCCCCAGTTGAACGAATGGACAGTGCAATAATGCTGCCCTCAGTTGCTGGAAAGTCAGAAATGTCTGATGAGCTGCTTAACACCGAGCTGAGTGATGAAGCTGAGGAACACAGCCTTAGTTCTGATAAATATACAATTAAAAATTTCTGTACTGGGTCAGCAAAAAACGATCTGTTCGCCCTGCCCAAGGACTGCCATATGGACACTTGCCAGAAACAGGAGCTCCCAGATGTCCATTATTTACCTAAATCTCCTGGAGAATCTGCAAATTGTCAGGATGAGAGTGTTTCAGGATCAG GACCTTGTCAGACTAGTTGGCAACAGTGTATAAATGAAAGCAGGAGTGTGCAGGTGACTTCTAATATTGAAGCGTTCAATCAAAATCAGGAGGAAAGCAACCAAAATAATGAAGGTCAAATTACTCCTATTCCTAGCGTTGTGTCTGAAGCTGCAGATATTGAAAGATCAGAAAGGGAAATAGGTCTGACCCCTCCTGCAGGACCGTCAGCATTGCCGGATGAGCAGCTTATCACGAAGGTGGAGTGCCACGAAGTGGACACTTCGAGCTTATTTGATACGGAATTGCTGTACAGCAAAGCATCCAATTTGCACACAGACACTCGCAAGGATCATCCTCCAAGTGATCTATCTGCTCCGAGATCTCCCGAGGAATCTACATCTTTTCCCAATTCCTCTGTTCCGGGATCA GAATCTGTCAAAGCAGCAGGCGAAGAGGTATAG